The Phlebotomus papatasi isolate M1 chromosome 3, Ppap_2.1, whole genome shotgun sequence genomic sequence GAATCACGGAAGTATCCTCAAGGATCGCTTTGTGAGCCTCGAAAAGCGAAATATGGTTGTGCCTAGCAAGAAGCAGATGGTCAGGAAGCGTCATAAGGTGAAGACTTATGTGAAGAATACGCACAAGGGATTTGTGGTGAAGCCCATCAACAACTATCAACCACGCAGgaataaatgaataaagatttttttgcttaaaatataggatttaTTGGTATGTGACTGGCATGAGTGATGTTCCGAATATCTCCGATGGCGACTGGGCAGATGACAAGACATGGTAATCTTTGGTGGCATTTTTGCTAAATTTACAGCGCTTACGGCAGTCTCCTGCGGCTGGGCACTAAGAAAGTTTGCTCCAGATCTTGTGTACCTTTGAATTTGTGTCAAAGAGACTTCTTACCATGACGACTTGAAGTGTTCCCACGGCAATCATGGCGACCACTTGAAAAAACGACCAGGCATTGACCTTGAAGTAGTTCTCCTCAGCCACATTTCTATCCCTGGCCTCGAAGGATCTCAGCAGATCCTGCAGCTGCCGCGCCCTTGTGAGATGTGTCCTTATCCGAATGATGGATTCCTGGATATCTTGAACCTTCATATCATAGACTTCCTCAGGGCGTAATCCCTCAAACATATCCTCCCACTTGTCTTCTTCTGTATCCCCATCACTCTCCACAATCAACTCAAAGAACACCGTCTTCCGGCTGAACGAACTGAAGGTATTGTCGAAGCAGAATTTGTAGTCTCCGGACATCTTTGCCTCATGCCGATGAATATTGTCTGATCGTTTGTAGTCCACATAGATGACTTTATTCACTGGATCTAGCAATTCAAAGCTCACATCTAGATCCCCATGACCTCCATCGATCACCTGGTAGTCCAAGTCGATGGTCTCCCCAAGTTTTACGCTGTGATAGAAGCATTCCCTCTTGCCGGCATCAATATTCACGGTCATTTCCTTGTTGTACGCCTCAATTGACCTCATAAGCAGACACACAACTGCAAAAACTATTCCCTTCATTGCAGATCTTCACTCTGAGGACTATTTCACGAAAATTTTGCAGGAAAACCACCTTTTcaacacaatttttttcactGGAAATTTTTTCGTGGGGAGAGCCTGCGTGTCACAGCCGTCAGAGCACTACACTACcgttcaaaatattaaatacaccCTCCGTAAGTTTAAATCTTGGACCGGAAAAATGCTGTATGTATAATATccccagttctattgactgaaatagtttaatatataaacataagaacagttttaaacaaaatataagaaaatgtctggtctaaaaaaattttaatttaagaattCGTAACCCCATTGAAATTTTCTCGACCAGCTGGTTCGAGAGAAAgcgccgacatcagttccaatcttggtggaatcACATCAGGATGCGTGGGCGGAGTTCCTTTAggcattttggagaaattgatcaacaggatgcctcgaatatgtgaggcgcttatcaaagttaaaggaggattcttcgaggaggactaaatttgatttattcatgtttttttttaaataaaataatgaagtaaaagaaatgaaattgcaacaataataaaaagtaatttgaaaaatagtaaaaaaaaatatttaaaaaagtagaatttgggctggaaattttgatattcaaagaagaaaccccttacagaacagatcacaccggaaaccgaccacaatccgtaccaaaaatattcccttggcattattttcagtttttctgaatcttaataatatttactaatagcatttaacttatattaaatgattattaaaagattaaatcagttttagaatgtggggctactctCTTACATTTTTGTGCAGAAACTCCAGAAAGCTCATTTTTGAATgaacctcaaattataaattttttaacccatgtattttctcaaatcttatttaaccctttaaggacgattgggtcacccatgacccatagagaaaataatttttcctgactacctgaagttatttctttctaatgtttgtacataatcacgaagtagaaagatgtaggaatctaggatattttttgcaaatctccaactatttgctatataaaaaatattttagctgaaaaataacgaattttcacgttggtccttgagttttaatatttctaatttttttttaagcaaaaacctcttgggactagaaactacaataactatacataatatttctcaacaaagtaaaaattatagtttattgatattttcaggAACGCTTCATAATtgtcatgggtcatatatgacccaatcgtccataagggtaaaaaaacaccgaatctgtctctagtggattttcgaaatTTGAGGGTAGACTGTTTcctgtttttgtttatgtgtgcgcaaaataattaattatttgtgtaatattttgtgatatatcaattagctgagatttcccagtgcaatactgactgaagaaggtaatattttgataatttataaaatacttctacgtaattgttgtaaattcataactttttactcttgtagatgacttcaaaaatggaaaaaatcatgatcaatgaacccgaaatcatccacatattatgtcCGGAaaatagcgatgatgccgacaatcttgtcctgaacgaaagcgacataatatatttggaacaagacgtggatgaagtggactttgaagtcttcatcgagaacgcatcaactccggaagaactcccggatccacagcaatgttaaactgtacgtctgaaattcccagagacaaacaacattgcacctacccattaccatcaaacatgtttcgaagaaaactgaggtgcacatggtactttcagaaaaaaggattataagaccaattgtatttgagagacatgcgacatttatctctgtgttaccagtatgcgaaacttgtttcgatgaatatcataaaaattaaaaatgaagtaaacaataatacatttttttcataaaaattattgtttttgtgtaccagtcttcaagattctttgagattaaaaattgaatgaattttttacaattaatttttgatcgttttaatttttactcttaccgtaaatatttttttattattaaaaatatattcaagttatttatccttcaaaaataacagagcaaacgagtaaactagtcgtctggaaaattttatgcttttttacctttaaggacgatagggtcatatatgacccagcTTTCatgactcctagggatgggaaaatttctttttaaccataaatctcttagttaggctaaaatatcgagggaaactctatttcattgaattttgctcagcggaaagcttctcgtccttaaagggttaaaataaaactgttctttggtttatatatgaaactatttcagtcaatagaactgtatattacagcgttttcacGGTCCAAACCCAAACCAGGATGTATtttaaacttacgaagggtgcatttaatgttttgaacggtAGTGTACGTTTTATCCACGAGAAGTTTGAATTCAACAGACTTTGgataaaaccttttttttaaatttttccttttttaagcaaaattttctaaacttaCTAAATCTTATTAAAATAAACCTCTTTTGAGAAGTTTCACCAATTATAAAAACAGAATTTTGAgtgaattatttataaaaaatactcgatttttagatttcaaacataacctaaaaaaggtaaaaaaaaacaaagcatggaattgtttaaatttttaattatttgtatttattattaCTCAATCTTGAGGAGTTTAAACTCTGGAATATCTTCAACGTCTCTCAGCCAGAGTGGACTGGTCAAAAGCTGGAGTTTAAGGTAATTGGATGCCCTGAAGCACTGATTGCTGCAGAAATTCTTCCTTTCCGTGATATCGTAAACCTTGTTCGAGTGCATGGATATGTGAAACTGTTGCTTAGGCACGTCCTTTAGCTCCTGAGAGCACAGAGGGTAGCCACATAAACTGATAATTGCCCTTTCTTCAACGATATCCTGATAGTGGCACTGATTGATGTCCTGAAGGGATgctaaaaaagtattttcttccaCTTCTTTCTCCAGACACCGTTCTACAATACTCTGAGCTTTAGCTGTGCagtcttttttcttcttaagtGCTTGCAGGAGTTGTTCTTTACTGGGAAAATTAAAGTTCACATTGGTATTTTAGGGTCAAAGGGATTTTGATGCAATTTACCTGTAATTCTGCGctctttttggaagattcttCCTCGTTAATTTTGCCGTGGGTGATTTAGGACGAGATTTAGGTTTTAAACTTGTGACTTCACAACTTTCCATCGCTTAAAATGaggaatttggaaaattttgtaaattaatgcAATTGTGTTATTGTTTTTCTCACAGCATATACTGACAGCATTTTTATCCAAGCCAAATTTGCCACCAGGGCGGCGCTGAAATCGCCACAGGGAGCGCTGACATCGTCATCATCGATCATCAAGATGTCCGTCATTCTTGTGAAAACTCAGTAAAACGTTTTGATTGTGGAGTGAAAAAAGGTGGAAAAACTAGTGGTTTCACGATGACTTCGACGAAAAATGAGGAGTCTGCGGCAAAGCCAATGGCTAGGGTGTATGGGCAGATAGTAATATCGCTGGAGAATTGCTTGCTGCCGGACACAAAATTGGAACAAACACCATCGCAATTGGATGGCTTGGATCGCGAGACGGAAATTGATTTGCGAATTTTGGGATGCGAATTGATCCAAACGGCTGGGATATTGCTAAAATTGCCTCAGGTTGGTACAAAATCACTGATTTGTcattgattgaaattttgatGTGTACCTGTGCAAATTTCTCAATCTAACCTCTTTCTCAAAAGGTGACTGTGTTGGCAGCACCCAACCACCCACCAAACCCCATTCGAGGCTCATTTGATTGGGTTGATGATGAATGGGGGTGAACGGACACAGAAATTGTAGTTCACAATCgctaaaaattttgttgtatAATTATCCCAACAATTTCAGGTGGCAATGGCAACAGGGCAGGTACTATTTCAGCGTTTCTTTTATTCTAAATCATTTGTCCGACACAATATGGAGACCACCGCCATGAGCTGTGTTTGTCTGGCGTCCAAAATTGAAGAGGCGCCCAGACGAATACGCGATGTTATTAATGTTTTTCACCATATAAAACAAGTCCGTGCACAAAAACCTATTACGCCTATGATTATTGATATTAATTATATCACACTCAAGACACAAGTTATCAAGGCCGAGAGGAGAGTACTCAAGGAGCTGGGTTTCTGTGTTCACGTCAAGCATCCCCATAAGGTGAGTTCTTTAGTGATAATTCTGCTTTAGCATGTGAAAGCTCAGAttctttcattaaaatttttgactTGTGAATTAGTGCCATCCGTACAGtgacaataaaaattatatggtcactttgattaatttttcaagatctgtAAAGTAActccaataaaaaattaaattatctgtAAATTACTAAATCAGTCGATatcatcattaaaaaaaaacctttttttttgagaaattagatggcaaagcatcccgaCTTTGCAGAATGCTAAAAATTCTGACAATCGAAAATAAAATCCTAATTATTTGTCTTCATGGTTGCACGTAATTTAGCAATTTTTCCTGCCCCGTTTTTGTTTTTCTccaaatgatttataaattccCCGAAAGATTGGCTAAAATAGATTTATAACCGCTTGAAACTGGTTCGAACTTGAATTTGTCcgggattcaaagacctttccaatgaatccAAATTTGTCCCAATTGGCTGATAAATACTATTTCCAGAGCAATTTAACCTTGAGAAATAGGTTTTGGGGAAGAAGTAAAGGAATTTTGATATGAGAAAAAAGTCTGCGTAAAATTTATCTGAAAGCGAAAAAAAtcgatagaaataaaaaatgtagcCGGTCTAAATGTCCGGCAGTGACCTATCTGAATTCTTCCATGCCATGTTAccgtgctcgttaaaagtcgtgtataatatcggaaattttgtgttgttaattttaatggaaattacagatagccatactggtaacactaaccCCGTTCATTCACGATACCATGATGAATatatttgcgccaaaaagacatagggtaagtgtgccaaatttcggcatagttgcatgcaagtggcaaagtctcaagtttgaaatgtaatattttaaattctaattgatttttttaattctttcttcttaaagagtgttgcttagaaccttgtaaagagtttaccgtttttatttactctaaaatcattcttaatacattttaaaatgaataaaaatatagacatagctttgataccctatttcggccaccttcattctcatagttccttgcccttcgggaattcttttgccgaagctacattttttgttattcttttgcattgtataatctctagagtacataaaatctaaaagttcattgaaattcgaggaataaaaaaggtaaccgaaattgcaagcttgccgaaatttggcacacttaccctaatagaaagaaaaattcacataaaaagaaattgtcttcttgatatctttgtcggaagacggatagctgtccactacacacccttttacttgaatcttgtaaaaatacaaagaaattaaatgcaaatatcacttcaaatgaaacgttcttaaatcgcgcgcaattcaactgtgagagagagatagagacacaaataatacaattgacaaacgtctggcggcgctgcggttgcaaaaaatctctaaaatgcgacaaaatattttcttctctattttatccttattagcaggtcgtgtcccttcttgtgaTATGTACTTTAGCATtccttattaatcaaaatagtgttgtacaaaaggatttttctcaaacctatcctgaatttagGGACAGCTTAAAAGAATGTGAGTCtaccagctcaaaatttcatctcaatgtttttgttgtaatatcaacaattattcacaattaagaCAAATAACTgtaattcaactaaattattaaaaggattttcttgtgaaaatgacttaaatctaaggaattcaacaattttcacattgaaaaacctctcattttctctgcGTGAATTTTTTGCggaatttcgaagaatgccaacaggcaccaccaaattcacttcggcatttcttttagctcaggcctgcgtCTAGACAGACTTCCGACTTAAtcagagagacggcttagtggaaaatgatggaaaagtactttaaccctttaaggacgattgggtcaccggtgcccaaaaaatgaaatttttcctacggtcatctaaagtttATGTCtagatctaaaaaaaaaaaacagaaaacatgatttttttctgacccttgatttttgaccttctcgtacttaaagggttaaagggttaaccagaAACTGTGTGCTGCAGAactataccgccagtaaaagATCTTGcatggagcgagaggcgggaaatataaGTTACCCGGGAACAGGGAAGAACATTCACCAACCGGCCTCTAtttcaggtggaaaatctcaaCACAGAAGGAACCTTTGCATTTTTTAGCAATATCGCTTATCATTAAAATTGCGCTTAGTATACAAAAGAGTGAAGCAGGTCACTTTTTAATAAAGGCACTttcaaaataggattttttcttctatttttaaatggaactgtgCCTTTTTGCAATTAGTTTTGTgttccagttccatttaaaaatgctatgttagttaattaaaattgataaattgaaattcaaaataagcaggaaaaataaaattggaaattattttaaaaagcctcaattaaaattattttatttgcctgacatttttaattttaaatgaaatttaatgattCCACTCATCTCTAAAGACTAATGGATGGATTTTTAAGTGCTATGTACTTTTTAGCAAGTTTTCAAGTATAATTTTCCGTAGTGACGGAGGAAAactaaaatcaattatttttatcaagaaatttttaaaatttaatgagaaatgTAATGTACTTACTAGTTTTGCTTTcttttattgcttgaactccACTAAGGGATTGGTATTAAGGTGGATTGTGGAAAGGGATACACTTAaggaaaagttaatttcaaatgcatttttaagccgaataatttctttttttcattttctttgcatcatgagatggcttgtgaaatattctaacagaatcttaacagtttttaatagatatttcaaccaattaattggaatattccatcaaattagaaaaacaacacatttcgaaaagatggacaaaaccTAGAGACCAAACgtttagagatagagacttgggaccttcggggaaccCCTCCATAAATCGATCCAAAAGTCTCTCCTTCCCCTcgccaaaaccattttttggaTAGTTCAAAAACgcattgtgcgatttttttcatttttggataagtTATTACAAGTTACCTAGGTGAAAATTTCTTCCATATACAAAACTACCgttgaataatttctaatagGGGAAAGTTGGTCATCCTTTGAacattgaaattattttcttttttacctAAAGGCCtcttggaagcaattttcgtaaaaaattgcgtttttgacagatttTTGAAGTTTCCACCTACGGCAATGCAGGTAATTTCCttaaaaagagcaatttttcacgaaaattgctcccaatgtgtagaaattttaaagcaaaaatatCTAGTCATGTCGAATAATGAATATaggaaaatatataataattaaattcaagctcttaagtgtgttataaaagtacaacaaataaattcaattttctaaaattttcattttaaaattttgaaatagaaaatttgcaataatattcaaATGCTGATGGTATTCGAAAACTAACCTGCTTCCTTTAACGCgttttcaagatcaaaatcTAAAAAGGCTTTCATaatcgtatttctcaaccgaatggagTTAAAATGTAGACCCGTTGTAAAGGGTTTGGAAGTTCTGACAAGATTGAATCAATTCCAATTTTTTACgaatcaataaataattttaatccgAAATTCAATAAGATTAATCCTAAGTCGAACTTGTGAACACTACGTATATTTTTTACTTAACAATCGGCTCACTAAATGACTTTTTTAAGAGGAAAATGATGGGAGTGAACATATTGCTATCTATTCAAGCTAATCAggcacttaaccctttaacgacgagacagttttcgtggatcgaaaatcagcaataaaaatgaaatcaatGTACAAAACTAGTAAAAGGTTTTATAtttgaccttcgaaaagccaacagtaTCTGAttaggtgtattttttgtctctatgaacgatagggacaaaaatagcctaaaaatttaagtaatttttctggcaatactaatgaatgataattttcaatctaatgaaaaatattatgtttgagtattgtagtttttttcccaaaacggttttgcttaaaaaaaaatggaagtataaaaaatatttaaaattaattttcattatgaaaatttaaaaattcgtcattttttagcttaaaaatttactacatagcaaatagctggagatttccaaaaaatatcctagattccttgaaccttctattttgcaattatgtacaaacataaggaaaaaataactttaggtagtcaagaaaaattattttctttatgggacaccggtgttccaatcgtccataaagggttaaaagaggCACGGAAtctatttatgttttttttttttttttcaaatgaacacaatttcaatataaattcaaCATTTGCCGCGCCGTTCAgattttcaattattaaaaaattataaaatttttttatcgtaAATATATTCATAGTTTTTTGAGTTaggcaatatattttttagtaagATCTTGAATAGGCacacaatattaaaaaataaaatttttgaatagtttttgaaataaaagaaaaataaaaaatatgtttcaaaaccgattttgcaaatattcgttattaaaaaaaaattacgtgaAAGCTAATGTacgaaaaaaatctagaggGATCATTTGCAAAATTGTAGTTCACCTACAGCCTACTATGGCTGCACGTATAGTTTCgatagtttatttatttattttttaaatcagcGATTACTAAATTACAGCAGAAGGCTTAacgcaattataatcaaaataatgattagactacattcccatgagtttcccactaagccgtttcCCGGATTCAGCCGTAAGGCTGTCTAAGGCCTAGGCCCTAGGGTATTGCACTAATCCCACTAATAATTGTGAGCaatatgaaagaatcacagctaaaAGTCTGCAAACAGATTTCTAGACTGAatttagttttggttaaattcatctgattttttttttggcagttAATTGTGATGTACCTCCAAGTGCTGGGCTTCGAGAAGAACCAGAAGATGATGCAGATGGCCTGGAACTTCATGAATGACTCCCTGCGGACGGACGTCTTCGTGCGCTATCAGCCCGAGACAATAGCATGTGCCTGTATCTACCTCACTGCACGCAAGCTGTCCGTCAATCTCCCTGCCAATCTACCCTGGTTTGGTGTCTTCTGTGTCAGCGAGAACCACATTTTGGATGTTTGCTATCGCATCTGTCAGCTCTATCGGCGGCCCAAGGCCAATGTGGAGAAGCTGGAAGCTGCCGTTGAGGAGCTACGTAAGCGCTATATGGACTCGAGAACAAAGACCCGGACAACGGGTCAGAATTCATCACCGGTGCAGCACAGTGTGGACAGGAGCAATGGATCGGCACACAATGCCTGGAGTGGCTTTATATCCCGTGCAGTTCCTATCCAGCCGGATGTCAATGATGATGGGCAGAAGACCAGTAAGTCCAAATCACGGACACCGAGTCCGTCCAATGATGAAAAGAGTCGGTCCAGGAAGAAGCTGAAGGTAAATGATAGGCGGTCCAGGAGTCCATTGGGGAGGTTGAGTAGCAGCAGTAGCAGCAAAAAGAAGTCGCGGCATTCTTCGCATTCGCCCAGCACATCACCTTCGCAGAAGCACAGAAAGAGGTGAGTCACacaagtttctttttttcttcttaattttaattttaaggctGATGAGTCATTCTTTTGGGGCCTTTCCAACAGCCCAAATTTGCAAGATTGTGAAAGTGATATTTTTGTCTCCAAAGTGAAATtgcaaaaatgcaatttaaggCATTTATACAAAATGAGTCGTTCCAGGTGTaacaaaaaattgtgaaaaaattacctgagtactcttaaaattagatttattATGTGGCCAAAAATTATTTCAGCGATTCTTGTtaatatttcgaatattttaaGACAATTGTGATCTTTCGTGTAAAATATTCGgtgaaaattcaactaatggcctctacacagtagagaaaattatgtccatattgagaagagtttttcctacacaaacgtaaggaatttacttcaatatggacataaattcctctagtgtgtagagtctCTAAAGCGAAAAAggacataaatttattttgcctCAATGAAATGCTCATTGTTTACAAGTATGATTTTTAGCCTGATCCTCCAGATCCAAAATAAGATGAACAGATAAACTTAGATCAGTTTATTGTAGGagagattcttaacatgagcAAACACGGATTGCATGCAAAATTGATGTGGAACTAAAGGATAGAGATAAtatacagcaatttggaatcaaatttctgaaaaattgcaaactttttatttaaatcaaaatatcgtTGGTTgactcagcaactgtgctaactgcatttgttttgtgtcagcattcgttgtaagcaacgcatcgctgcggGGCGTTTGCAAagaatgcagttagcacagttgctgagacaACCGACGATATTTAGGATATAAATTAACTGACAGAAAGATTATAGtggaatatagaccagaatctcctctataattttgccccaaaacttgAACTTATCGGTCACTCGGTAGCcgagataattaaatttatttgttttggaaCACGTTTCTTTTTATGACAGCGGGCATTTCATCCATATGACGAACTACAACAATaatgtcaaaaaattattgaattttgtaagaaCATTCTTATAAACCTTGTTTGAAATAGCGTAGTCGGtggtgatttttttgaatttccatccgaaagtgctcattgagacgaaataaaaaaaaaacaaaatttaggtcaaatgCTAATATTAGAACCGGAAATGTAGGGTgggaaattttcgaaatttgatccttGATAACTTGGGTCAGGGGTtatagatcgacttaagtatttcaCGCTAGATtggtataatctgcggctacaatatactaaaatttgagcccgatgcacaatggaggttttgagttatttaacttagaaaattgaaaaattttgttttgaataaTAGCGCTCCTAGCGGTGGTTTAACGAATTCCGATGTtaaaagggaagtggcatttcatgagagctctCCAAAACGTCCCCACTTTttcaattctgacaattagaaccggaggtatggccattttaataatttttttttttggtcttcaTCAGATATGtcgagctcagagcaaaaatatcctatgctttagccatttgatatgtgtcatttttactctgagctccacatataacctttaccgaa encodes the following:
- the LOC129805833 gene encoding putative RNA polymerase II subunit B1 CTD phosphatase RPAP2 homolog, whose protein sequence is MESCEVTSLKPKSRPKSPTAKLTRKNLPKRAQNYSKEQLLQALKKKKDCTAKAQSIVERCLEKEVEENTFLASLQDINQCHYQDIVEERAIISLCGYPLCSQELKDVPKQQFHISMHSNKVYDITERKNFCSNQCFRASNYLKLQLLTSPLWLRDVEDIPEFKLLKIE
- the LOC129805815 gene encoding cyclin-L2 isoform X1; the protein is MTSTKNEESAAKPMARVYGQIVISLENCLLPDTKLEQTPSQLDGLDRETEIDLRILGCELIQTAGILLKLPQVAMATGQVLFQRFFYSKSFVRHNMETTAMSCVCLASKIEEAPRRIRDVINVFHHIKQVRAQKPITPMIIDINYITLKTQVIKAERRVLKELGFCVHVKHPHKLIVMYLQVLGFEKNQKMMQMAWNFMNDSLRTDVFVRYQPETIACACIYLTARKLSVNLPANLPWFGVFCVSENHILDVCYRICQLYRRPKANVEKLEAAVEELRKRYMDSRTKTRTTGQNSSPVQHSVDRSNGSAHNAWSGFISRAVPIQPDVNDDGQKTSKSKSRTPSPSNDEKSRSRKKLKVNDRRSRSPLGRLSSSSSSKKKSRHSSHSPSTSPSQKHRKRFSLMLDLSVTRKAIGLLLEVGTSTSMVISTAAAGRTTAIPRITANEIVNGEIEMARIALRSTIATVHRVVIVLSIGQDQRIHVAEIGRYILFF
- the LOC129805815 gene encoding cyclin-L2 isoform X2 yields the protein MTSTKNEESAAKPMARVYGQIVISLENCLLPDTKLEQTPSQLDGLDRETEIDLRILGCELIQTAGILLKLPQVAMATGQVLFQRFFYSKSFVRHNMETTAMSCVCLASKIEEAPRRIRDVINVFHHIKQVRAQKPITPMIIDINYITLKTQVIKAERRVLKELGFCVHVKHPHKLIVMYLQVLGFEKNQKMMQMAWNFMNDSLRTDVFVRYQPETIACACIYLTARKLSVNLPANLPWFGVFCVSENHILDVCYRICQLYRRPKANVEKLEAAVEELRKRYMDSRTKTRTTGQNSSPVQHSVDRSNGSAHNAWSGFISRAVPIQPDVNDDGQKTSKSKSRTPSPSNDEKSRSRKKLKVNDRRSRSPLGRLSSSSSSKKKSRHSSHSPSTSPSQKHRKSDKKGDRSPIGSRDKYINGDKHSSSGKDYSNSKDYSKRDRERRDRDGKDRSSKYDRYSSSSRDRSKHRARSKDSRR
- the LOC129805827 gene encoding transmembrane emp24 domain-containing protein 1; the encoded protein is MKGIVFAVVCLLMRSIEAYNKEMTVNIDAGKRECFYHSVKLGETIDLDYQVIDGGHGDLDVSFELLDPVNKVIYVDYKRSDNIHRHEAKMSGDYKFCFDNTFSSFSRKTVFFELIVESDGDTEEDKWEDMFEGLRPEEVYDMKVQDIQESIIRIRTHLTRARQLQDLLRSFEARDRNVAEENYFKVNAWSFFQVVAMIAVGTLQVVMVRSLFDTNSKVHKIWSKLS